A genome region from Thermodesulfobacteriota bacterium includes the following:
- a CDS encoding TolC family protein, with protein MPAFAEGPSRPVEYYVEAAISKYPSLESMRQRIELKRNEAIRAGALDDPKLWVGLSNIPVGSWSLREEDMTGKEIGLSQMLPYPGKRDRASRIVEKEKEQAEFEMAEMRNMLRADVKMAYAELSTARAQAEIVRRTRAVLEQVVDVSREMFAVGKGRQPDVLRGQTDFQRMREMLLALENRERVLSIRLNTLAALPPGEAVPAIDPLEEFSFPYDARALRGIYESERPARKAALARIAKGDIGIAQAGSERRPDFEVSASYMQRDAMPDGTSRRDMVSAMVSMTLPVWSKGKIEPGIRAMTAEREMAIRDRETLDAEAANAIEGGLSTLENFGAVARLYRTTLIPQAEQAVRANLEAYRVGTIDFPMLMDSLMSELGFRREYAGMVGEMHATKARLEAAAGKELDGR; from the coding sequence GTGCCCGCGTTCGCGGAAGGGCCGTCCCGGCCCGTTGAATATTACGTCGAGGCGGCAATATCGAAATACCCGTCGCTCGAATCTATGCGGCAGCGGATCGAGTTGAAGCGCAACGAGGCGATACGGGCGGGCGCGCTGGACGATCCGAAGCTGTGGGTCGGCCTGTCGAACATACCGGTGGGGAGCTGGTCGCTCCGGGAAGAGGACATGACTGGGAAGGAGATCGGTCTTTCCCAGATGCTCCCGTATCCCGGCAAGCGGGACCGCGCCTCCCGGATCGTGGAAAAGGAGAAGGAGCAGGCGGAATTCGAGATGGCCGAGATGCGCAACATGCTGCGCGCGGACGTGAAGATGGCTTACGCGGAGCTTTCGACGGCGCGCGCCCAGGCGGAGATCGTCCGGAGGACCCGGGCGGTGCTCGAGCAGGTGGTGGACGTTTCCCGCGAAATGTTCGCCGTCGGGAAAGGGCGGCAGCCGGACGTCTTGAGGGGACAGACCGACTTCCAGAGGATGCGGGAGATGCTTCTGGCGCTGGAGAACAGGGAGCGGGTCCTCTCGATCCGCCTCAACACGCTGGCCGCGCTTCCCCCCGGAGAGGCGGTTCCGGCGATCGACCCCCTTGAGGAATTCTCCTTCCCGTACGATGCCCGCGCCCTCCGGGGGATCTACGAATCGGAGCGCCCGGCGCGCAAGGCCGCCCTGGCGCGGATCGCCAAAGGCGATATCGGCATCGCGCAGGCCGGGAGCGAGCGCCGGCCGGATTTCGAGGTTTCCGCCTCCTACATGCAGCGGGACGCGATGCCCGACGGGACGAGCCGCCGGGACATGGTCTCCGCAATGGTGTCGATGACGCTGCCGGTCTGGAGCAAGGGGAAGATCGAGCCGGGGATCCGGGCCATGACCGCGGAGCGTGAGATGGCGATCCGCGACCGGGAGACGCTGGACGCCGAGGCGGCCAACGCGATCGAGGGAGGGCTCTCCACCCTCGAAAACTTCGGGGCGGTGGCGAGGCTCTACCGGACGACCCTCATCCCGCAGGCGGAGCAGGCGGTCCGGGCGAACCTCGAGGCGTACCGCGTCGGGACGATCGACTTTCCCATGCTGATGGACTCGCTGATGTCGGAGCTCGGCTTCCGCAGGGAGTACGCCGGGATGGTGGGGGAGATGCACGCGACGAAAGCGCGGCTCGAGGCCGCGGCGGGAAAGGAACTCGACGGGAGATAA